The Fusobacterium polymorphum genome segment TTTACATCAGTTTTATCTTTCATCTTTTAACCTCCATATAAGTTGAGGGGCTTTTTTCTACCCCTCTTAAAATACTTCTCCTTTGTGATTATTCAACCATTCCACCAATTTATCCGCTATTATTAGATATTTAACACCCACTTTAACATAAGGAAAATCAGGGTATTCCCTTGTCAACATTTTTAATCTAGCAACACCTATATTTGTAATTGCTGAGGCTTCTTTCACAGTCAACATTATCTTATTCATAATCGTCCTCCTCATCGTCAAAACAATCCTCATCATATTTGTCAAACCAATCATCATCAAAATCATCAAACCAATTGTCTTCAACTAACGTATTGATTATATCCATACATTTATTCTCTACCCATGCTCTATTGTTTGTATATTTGTCAGGCTCAACAACTACATACCAATAATCCTCATCATTTTCTATTTTCATTTTTTCTGCATAATCTAATCTAAAAATATCATCGTTATCATCTAATTGCACGTATCCTTTGAACATTCCATTTTCTTCTTTTACTATATATTCACGTCCCATATAATTGTCAGTCTTACTATTATTATTCATAATCTTTATCCTCCATAATAGGTAAATAACCATTTTCTTTTAATAAATTGTAAATAAAGAGTCTCCCTTTTTGAGTCCAATAAGTATGTGTTTTAGCATTATTATCTCCCATACTCAATTAGCATTTCTCCAATTTTTTCAGGATTTCTCATCATCATATCAAATACATTGTCACTTAGATACATTCCTGTTTTTCTTATGCTGGGTAATATATCATTTGTTACCCATTTTCTTATTCTTTTAGCGTTTGGTTTTCTACTATCTAAAATGCAATCATAAAAATTATCTTCATTTATAAAGTTTATTTTTGTTAAACG includes the following:
- a CDS encoding phage antirepressor KilAC domain-containing protein yields the protein MGDNNAKTHTYWTQKGRLFIYNLLKENGYLPIMEDKDYE
- a CDS encoding helix-turn-helix domain-containing protein; the protein is MNKIMLTVKEASAITNIGVARLKMLTREYPDFPYVKVGVKYLIIADKLVEWLNNHKGEVF
- a CDS encoding BRO-N domain-containing protein, coding for MRNELTIFKNNEFGEIRTIIDDKNDVWFCLKDVCDMLEIGNSSDVKNRLDNTGVDTIEVSVNTGLGERLTKINFINEDNFYDCILDSRKPNAKRIRKWVTNDILPSIRKTGMYLSDNVFDMMMRNPEKIGEMLIEYGR